The DNA window GTCCCCAGGCCGAAGCGGTGTGGAGACACTTTCATTAGTTCTTTCTATTGGAAATTCGAGATTGGAAGTTGGAAATTGGAAATCTTCGGTACCGCAGATTTTCAATCTCCAACCTCCAATTTCGAATTTCCAATAGAAATGTATCCCTATGCTACTATGGGCCCGTATACCGAGGAGACTGACTATGAGCGAAAATAACAATGGCACGAGCGACAAGTTCCTGTTTTTCATGGCAGGTGCGGGGATTGGCGCTGTCCTTGCGCTGCTGTTAGCGCCCAAGTCCGGGCGCGAAACCCGCGAGCTCATCACGCGTACGGCAACGGACAGCCGCGATTTCGTTACCAACAAGGTAACGGAGGGGCGGAATATGGTCGAAGAGAAGGGCCGGAGGATCGGCGACGACTTCACCAGCTTTCTGGACAAGAGCAAAGAGGCGGTCCAACGCCAAAAAGAGCAATTGAGTGCTGCGTTCGAAGCCGGTAAGCAGGCTTACCGCGACGAGAAGGGACTCCCGAACGAGTAGGAGGACGGATTGGACACCCTGCTGACATTTTTCGTAGCTGTAACGGCCATCGCTTTCGTAGTTCAAGCCTTTTGCATGGTTTCAATCATGCTCAACTTCAAGCGGCTCTCGGGCCGTCTCGAACGGTTCATGACCGAGGTGAAAGAGCTGATGGTCCCGGTGCGGACCATCTCTGAAAATCTCCGTGTCGCTTCCGGCAACCTGGTCGATATCGGACTGTCCGCGCGGGATCAGTTTCGTCGCGTCGAGGCGATGGTTACCACGACCGGCGAAGCCCTGGCCGTCCAACTCGAGCGATTTGATCGCGTCAGTCAGAACGTGATTGACCGCATCAATGAGACGACGGAAATCCTTCAGGAATCCGTTGTTCGACCCGCCCGGGAAGTGGCCGCTCTGGCGAAGGGGCTCACGGGTTTCGGCTCCTTCTTTTTTAAAAGAGGCCGCAGCACCGTCGATCAAGCGCGTCAGGACGAAGAGTTATTCATCTAGGGCATAGCCTTTAAGTAATGGAGATAGCCCTCTTCCCCCTGCCGAATCTCGTGCTGTTCCCGAACATCGTCGTCCCGCTTCACATATTCGAAGAGCGCTACAAATCGATGATCAACGGCTGCATCGATCGCGATGAAGCGTTCGGCCTGGTTCTTTTCCGTGCCGGCGCCGAAGCTGAAAACGAGCAATCGATTCATCGCGTCGGCGTGAGCGCGCGCGTGGTCGAGGTGGAACGCCTTCAGGAAGGCCGCCTGAATATTCTCTGCGAAGGCGAGTCCAGATTCCGCATTCATCGCTTTACACAGCAGGTACCGTTCTGGAAGGGGGCAGTCGACTTCTTCGACGATGATCAGATCCGGTCCACCGAGTCGCTCTACGACCAGGTTGCGGAATTGTATCGGGGTGTGGCCGCACTCAGCGCGAAACTCAGTGGTTCCGAAGCGGCCGAACTTGCTCTTCCCGAGTCCGCGACGGATTTGTCTTTTATGGTCAGCTATGTCCTCGACATCGAATCCGAAGAAAAACAGAAGCTGCTCGAAATGACTTCAACTGCGGAACGCCTCCGGATGCTGATTGCGTACCTCACCGAGACGCTGCAAAAACTGGAGCAACATCAAACCCGCAAAGACGCCACCGAAAAAGTCCGGGGGAATGGGGACCTCGGCAAGCCTCACAAAGGGAACTGACGCCAGAGGCCTGCTTCACTTTTTCAATATTCGAACTCTCGCTGTGAAGTGCCGCCCCGACGAATCGGCCAATGACATGAAGGTCGGCGAATTGACGTTATTGTCCACAAATCGCGGGTTGAATCGATTGAACAGGTTGGTCGCGCCAATACGGAAGGCCATTCGCTTCCCGTTGGCAAACGGGATGGTGATTTCCTTTTCGATGCCGGCATTCGTGACGAAAAACGACGGCAGCTGCTGACTGTTGTAGCCGTTCACAACGTGGTTGAGATCATCGACCTCCGTGAATGGAAAACCGGAACGCGCTTCAACTGAAAACGACACCATCAAGTGGGTCGGCAGCGGAAAGTAGCCCCAGCCTACCAGACGATGCCGCGCATCCCATCCCACAGGCACTTCGCCGAAAGATTCAACCGCGGGATCCGGAAAATCAATCGAAAGCGACGGCCGCGACCTGGCGTTGGAATACGTGTACGAGCCCAGCAGGTGCAGGTTGGTTTTGATCGGCCTGTCGATGCCGATTTCGACCGCCCGGTAATCGGATGCGCCGGAATTATTGAAGATCATATCGAAGCCGCCGGCGTTCGGTTGCGCGGCCAGCCGGACCTGGTCCCGGCCGTTGCGCTGGATGTACTCGATGCGTGAAACCCATCGTGGCGCCCATTCGTTTTCCCATTCGACATTCCACTGGACGTCCGCAGGATTACGCAGTCCAGGGCTGACAAGAACAGATGTCGCCGACGGAGCCGGAGTGGGGACTCCGTTGGTGTAACTTGTGGTCAGCCTCCGTTGCAGGTTCGGCAGTTCGAGATTCAGGAGCGCGAGGTTGTCGTAAAACAGGCCAACGCCGCCGCTCAGCTTCGATCGCGGTGTTCCGAACGGCAGGAATGAAAATGCCGCGCGCGGTCCCACATTGTTTCGTCCTGTAACGCGCTCGCGGTCATACCTCAGGCCGACTTCAGTCTGGAATTTGCTGTTGAAGACCACCCGATCCTGCATGAATGCGCCGTATTCCTGATTGTGTACGTCGGTAAAATTCGCTCCACTGAACATCACGGTTTGCTGGATATTGCCGTCGGCGTCCAGAAGCGTGAACGGACGCCGGTCCAGCTGCAGACTCGAATCCACCCAATCGAACTCCCCTCCTGCTTTCAAGCGGTGGGTGATGCCCCCGGTTTGCTTGTCCCAGGCCACGGTCTGGGCACCGTGAAGGCGTTCGGAACGAGTGCGCTGATCCTGGAAATAGTTACCCGACCATATTTGTGGCTGTGCCTCAAGAGGCTGAGTTCCTTTTGCGAGGTCGCTGTCGCGGCCGCGCGTGAGCTGGATGGTAGTTTCGAACAATTTGCCGGCAACGACGTGCCTGTTCGAAACGCCCAGTGTGAAGCCGCGGCGATGGAA is part of the Terriglobia bacterium genome and encodes:
- a CDS encoding YtxH domain-containing protein, whose product is MSENNNGTSDKFLFFMAGAGIGAVLALLLAPKSGRETRELITRTATDSRDFVTNKVTEGRNMVEEKGRRIGDDFTSFLDKSKEAVQRQKEQLSAAFEAGKQAYRDEKGLPNE
- a CDS encoding LON peptidase substrate-binding domain-containing protein, with the protein product MEIALFPLPNLVLFPNIVVPLHIFEERYKSMINGCIDRDEAFGLVLFRAGAEAENEQSIHRVGVSARVVEVERLQEGRLNILCEGESRFRIHRFTQQVPFWKGAVDFFDDDQIRSTESLYDQVAELYRGVAALSAKLSGSEAAELALPESATDLSFMVSYVLDIESEEKQKLLEMTSTAERLRMLIAYLTETLQKLEQHQTRKDATEKVRGNGDLGKPHKGN
- a CDS encoding TonB-dependent receptor, encoding MWFLPSLSAQTDTLSLTGVVFDTNAKPVPGAHVRLEEPTQQKTWVADTTPDGTFRFDRLTFGTYIIKVQLQGFFETSSEVRLESSKTVEFTLAAAEKVTQEVDVVARPEPINVDSVSPQEVVTNEIIQSIPYTGRQNFLSAVALMPGVIRDNNNDLHINGSRPDQVRYQMDGLYLTDSAAGGLGSNIPIDSIESVDLNLSNYSAEFGKASGGVVNVHSQFIGDKYRFNATDFIPGWDFRVKSLSDFSPRLLVSGPLLQHKLWFMYSGTLRYNNSYLNDVRAADMRMTQTAVDQLLKFQWNLKESHVLTMEFLHNGAYNSNEGLSVIRPEDATTNFHRRGFTLGVSNRHVVAGKLFETTIQLTRGRDSDLAKGTQPLEAQPQIWSGNYFQDQRTRSERLHGAQTVAWDKQTGGITHRLKAGGEFDWVDSSLQLDRRPFTLLDADGNIQQTVMFSGANFTDVHNQEYGAFMQDRVVFNSKFQTEVGLRYDRERVTGRNNVGPRAAFSFLPFGTPRSKLSGGVGLFYDNLALLNLELPNLQRRLTTSYTNGVPTPAPSATSVLVSPGLRNPADVQWNVEWENEWAPRWVSRIEYIQRNGRDQVRLAAQPNAGGFDMIFNNSGASDYRAVEIGIDRPIKTNLHLLGSYTYSNARSRPSLSIDFPDPAVESFGEVPVGWDARHRLVGWGYFPLPTHLMVSFSVEARSGFPFTEVDDLNHVVNGYNSQQLPSFFVTNAGIEKEITIPFANGKRMAFRIGATNLFNRFNPRFVDNNVNSPTFMSLADSSGRHFTARVRILKK